A DNA window from Altererythrobacter sp. B11 contains the following coding sequences:
- a CDS encoding TonB-dependent receptor — protein sequence MAKVFRAPVFSFKSCVSAGALAAGLIASPAFAQAAPAAQDSAEAAPQDQSAQQGVEEIVVTAQFREQNLQDTPLAITAVSGAMLDARSQTNVAEVAAQAPSVSLKPQGSSYGPSLVASIRGVGQYDFNPALEPGVGLYIDDVYYATLTGSLFDLLDLDRVEILRGPQGTLAGRNSIGGAVKLYSKRPEGSNTGYVSATYGIRDRIDLRASADFRLTDTISTRLSGVSKSQDGYIKRMDFGCVYPAGESAINPAGGVPRILPSNSDCVLAREGEVNYQAVRGQLRWQPSSSVDVNIIADYTNDDRTTGGSVLLERRNAAGAVVSPNYPYPPNPAARVFDINPYDAAIPYDSRFVCGEYCNYATYQSLADNGQAAQTVDGRTSFEGWGVSGQVDWDLNDTMQLVSISAYREYRTLFSNDDDLSPLAHSLGRGDLSFWSFSQEVRLNGSLLDDALEYTLGGFYMDQRSVYATTQVLRYAGLTPFIGDDPVNADTKAAFAHLAWHPIDPVTLTFGIRYTDEHKDYTYSRRTPDGDIHPQQGALDGVTGNYDNSRVDYRLNALYEVTPDISVYAQWSTGFKGGGINPRPFYPQQVLSFGPETLESYEVGFKGDLFDRMMRLNVAAFYSNYDDIQLSLTNCPQAGAGFNVPCALPANAGDAHVKGVEVETSLRPAEGFMIDGSVSYLDFDYISGSIIPASGIQPGMVSTYTPKWKWSYGMQYEVPLGSAGFVTPRFDASYQSDIYTNAVNADTNKIDDYIVANARLTWKNEDEDLEIGVEVTNLFDKYYLQSLFDLTRAGAGFATALPGRPREWAVTAKKRF from the coding sequence ATGGCGAAGGTTTTCCGCGCCCCCGTTTTTTCGTTCAAAAGTTGCGTCAGCGCTGGTGCGCTGGCCGCTGGCCTGATTGCCAGCCCGGCCTTCGCCCAGGCCGCGCCCGCTGCCCAGGATTCGGCTGAGGCCGCGCCGCAGGACCAGTCCGCTCAGCAGGGCGTGGAAGAGATCGTCGTCACGGCGCAGTTCCGCGAACAGAACCTGCAGGATACGCCGCTGGCGATCACCGCGGTTTCGGGCGCCATGCTCGACGCGCGCAGCCAGACCAACGTCGCCGAAGTGGCGGCGCAGGCGCCGTCCGTGTCGCTCAAGCCGCAGGGCAGCTCCTATGGCCCCTCGCTGGTCGCCAGCATCCGTGGCGTTGGCCAGTATGACTTCAACCCGGCGCTGGAGCCGGGCGTGGGCCTCTATATCGACGATGTCTATTACGCGACGCTCACGGGCTCGCTGTTCGACCTGCTCGATCTCGACCGCGTGGAAATCCTGCGCGGCCCGCAGGGCACGCTGGCCGGCCGTAACTCCATCGGCGGCGCGGTGAAGCTCTATTCGAAGCGGCCGGAAGGCTCCAACACCGGCTATGTCTCCGCCACCTACGGCATCCGTGACCGAATCGACCTGCGCGCCAGTGCCGATTTCCGCCTGACGGACACGATCTCCACCCGCCTCTCCGGCGTCTCCAAGTCGCAGGATGGCTACATCAAGCGGATGGATTTCGGCTGCGTATATCCCGCGGGTGAAAGCGCGATCAATCCGGCTGGCGGCGTGCCGCGCATCCTGCCGTCCAACTCGGACTGCGTTCTGGCCCGCGAAGGCGAGGTCAACTACCAGGCCGTGCGTGGGCAGCTGCGCTGGCAGCCGAGCAGCAGCGTGGATGTGAACATCATCGCTGACTACACCAATGACGATCGTACCACCGGCGGTTCGGTGTTGCTCGAACGTCGCAACGCGGCCGGCGCGGTGGTGAGCCCGAACTACCCCTATCCGCCCAACCCGGCGGCGCGGGTGTTTGACATCAACCCCTATGACGCAGCCATCCCCTATGACAGCCGCTTTGTCTGCGGTGAGTATTGCAACTACGCCACCTACCAGTCGCTGGCCGACAACGGCCAGGCGGCGCAGACCGTGGACGGCCGCACCAGCTTCGAAGGCTGGGGCGTTTCCGGCCAGGTGGACTGGGATCTGAACGACACGATGCAGCTCGTGTCCATCAGCGCCTATCGCGAATATCGCACGCTGTTCAGCAATGACGACGATCTCTCGCCGCTGGCGCACAGCCTCGGCCGGGGCGACCTGTCCTTCTGGTCGTTCAGCCAGGAAGTCCGGCTCAACGGCAGCCTGCTGGACGATGCGCTGGAATACACGCTGGGCGGGTTCTACATGGATCAGCGCTCGGTCTATGCCACCACGCAGGTGCTGCGCTACGCCGGCCTGACGCCGTTCATCGGCGACGATCCGGTGAATGCCGACACGAAGGCTGCCTTCGCGCATCTGGCCTGGCACCCGATCGATCCGGTGACGCTGACCTTCGGCATCCGCTACACGGACGAGCACAAGGACTACACCTACTCGCGCCGCACGCCCGATGGCGACATCCACCCGCAGCAGGGCGCGCTGGACGGCGTGACCGGCAATTACGACAACAGCCGCGTCGATTACCGCCTCAACGCGCTGTATGAAGTGACGCCGGACATCTCGGTCTATGCCCAGTGGTCCACCGGCTTCAAGGGCGGCGGCATCAACCCGCGGCCGTTCTACCCGCAGCAGGTTCTCTCCTTCGGGCCGGAAACGCTGGAATCGTATGAAGTCGGCTTCAAGGGCGATCTGTTCGACCGGATGATGCGCCTCAACGTTGCTGCCTTCTACAGCAATTATGACGACATCCAGCTGTCGCTCACCAACTGCCCGCAGGCAGGTGCAGGCTTCAACGTGCCCTGCGCCCTGCCCGCCAATGCCGGTGACGCGCATGTGAAGGGCGTCGAAGTGGAAACCTCGCTCCGTCCGGCCGAGGGCTTCATGATCGATGGCTCGGTCAGCTATCTGGACTTCGACTATATCTCCGGGTCCATCATTCCGGCTTCGGGCATCCAGCCGGGCATGGTTTCGACCTACACGCCGAAGTGGAAGTGGTCGTACGGCATGCAGTATGAAGTGCCGCTGGGTTCGGCCGGCTTCGTGACGCCGCGTTTCGATGCCTCTTACCAGAGCGACATCTACACCAACGCGGTGAATGCCGACACGAACAAGATCGACGATTACATCGTCGCCAATGCGCGTCTCACCTGGAAGAACGAGGACGAGGACCTGGAGATCGGGGTGGAAGTGACCAACCTGTTCGACAAGTACTACCTGCAGAGCCTGTTCGACCTGACCCGCGCGGGTGCGGGCTTCGCCACGGCGCTGCCGGGCCGGCCGCGCGAATGGGCGGTCACCGCCAAGAAGCGCTTCTGA
- a CDS encoding amidohydrolase family protein, translating to MPKLPDGSEAGLKGHFAEDYSLRTREGLAPRAGHIDRNAPYKRIATEEAWTFPALVKAQLDYLQSGEAPGDDSLRMAGLFARMKGLQDMLQDLGDLRLSHMDEFGIDRQLLLLTAPGVQVVRPGEGTPLSREANDIAADACRRHPDRFSALAAFDPRDVTGSVREIERAMTDLKLNGAVLNSHFQGRYIDEREYWPILEALEAHDAPLYIHPTAPFNAPHYETRGFFGALGGFPHDVWLHTMGLIFSGAFDRFPRLKLVIGHLGECMPLHLYRFDWMQGNADNRAGLRGGQEPVKLQHPVSHYFHHNIWITTSGVGWEPAIKFCMEVMGPERVLYAMDYPYQQSSDEVAVYDRLRITPEEKKMLMEDNARALFRLPGGR from the coding sequence ATGCCCAAACTTCCCGATGGCAGCGAAGCAGGGCTGAAAGGCCATTTCGCCGAGGATTACAGCCTCCGCACGCGGGAGGGGCTGGCACCACGCGCCGGCCACATCGATCGCAACGCGCCCTATAAGCGGATCGCGACCGAGGAAGCCTGGACCTTCCCCGCGCTGGTGAAGGCGCAACTGGATTATCTCCAGAGCGGGGAGGCCCCGGGGGACGATTCGCTGCGCATGGCCGGCCTGTTCGCGCGGATGAAGGGCCTGCAGGACATGTTGCAGGATCTGGGCGATCTGCGCCTGTCCCACATGGATGAATTCGGCATCGACCGGCAATTGCTGCTGCTAACCGCACCGGGGGTGCAGGTGGTGCGCCCGGGCGAAGGCACGCCGCTGTCGCGCGAGGCGAACGACATCGCCGCCGATGCCTGCCGCCGCCATCCCGATCGCTTCTCGGCGCTCGCAGCCTTCGACCCGCGCGATGTTACCGGCTCCGTGCGCGAGATCGAGCGGGCGATGACGGACCTCAAGCTCAACGGCGCCGTGCTCAATTCGCATTTCCAGGGCCGCTATATCGACGAGCGCGAATACTGGCCGATTCTGGAAGCGCTGGAGGCGCATGACGCGCCGCTCTACATCCACCCCACCGCGCCCTTCAACGCGCCGCATTACGAGACGCGCGGCTTCTTCGGCGCGCTGGGCGGGTTTCCGCATGACGTGTGGCTGCACACCATGGGGCTGATCTTCTCCGGCGCCTTCGACCGCTTCCCGCGGCTCAAGCTGGTGATCGGCCATCTGGGCGAATGCATGCCGCTGCATCTCTACCGCTTCGACTGGATGCAGGGGAATGCGGATAACCGCGCCGGCCTGCGCGGCGGGCAGGAGCCGGTGAAGCTGCAGCATCCGGTAAGCCATTATTTCCATCACAATATCTGGATCACCACCAGCGGCGTGGGGTGGGAGCCGGCGATCAAGTTCTGCATGGAGGTGATGGGGCCCGAACGCGTACTCTACGCCATGGACTATCCCTATCAGCAATCGAGCGACGAGGTGGCCGTCTATGACCGGCTGCGCATCACGCCCGAGGAAAAGAAGATGCTGATGGAAGACAACGCGCGCGCGCTGTTCCGCCTGCCGGGCGGCCGTTGA